In Anopheles gambiae chromosome 2, idAnoGambNW_F1_1, whole genome shotgun sequence, a single window of DNA contains:
- the LOC1278816 gene encoding myogenesis-regulating glycosidase, which translates to MLPILLSSFLVLVALRPMGGVYAQTTEYSLTFNEASTVVNVNLQTRELRVVQSSGQVVQQIRLSANLDPAAVYTETAAGFTLTNAATDGTVLELAREVDTTAYSQFAVIRNEVPSSVINVDCVNLLATNWYGGPQQKHQYWPVQKLRFNRYSMLSKEANNSAVGDRYWLNAYGSFLYVDPWTPLFVDQNYGQPGFMCFETRAALPYDTHGTSYDVRYTIGVAADARAAHMGAIERILGKPTGHPAESMVMEPIWSTWARYKRDINDAIVRQFAGEIVSNGFRGQYELDDDWEWCYGALTFNQTKFPNIRNTITAIRQLGFARTTLWIHPFINKGCEPWYSEARRRGYLVADHTGNTDTEWWNSVRGQAAYVDFSKAEVREWFSARLQAILDESGIDSFKFDAGESSWTPPDPLLNGPANRRPSQIVGDYLRTVARFGDLVEVRSALGTQDLPVFVRMIDKDSNWGWNNGLPTLITTLLQLNMVGYPLVLPDMVGGNGYDDSPPSKEMFIRWLQANVFMPSIQYSFVPWDFDAETVQIALAMTELHRRMAPAIMERFALAVSDGLPVNPPLWWVDPSDQTAQQIYDQYLLGDDIIAAPVIVENARARDIYLPRGSWTDGNSGELHTGPKWLRNYPVPLAMVPYFTRKV; encoded by the exons ATGTTGCCCATCTTGTTAAGCAGTTTTCTTGTTCTGGTCGCCCTGCGGCCGATGGGCGGTGTGTACGCACAGACGACCGAGTACAGCCTAACGTTCAACGAGGCGTCAACCGTTGTCAACGTAAACCTGCAGACACGTGAACTGCGCGTCGTACAGTCCTCCGGCCAGGTGGTGCAGCAAATTCGGCTCAGCGCTAACCTGGATCCGGCGGCCGTCTACACAGAAACGGCCGCCGGGTTTACGCTCACGAATGCCGCAACGGACGGTACCGTACTGGAGCTGGCGAGGGAAGTGGACACGACCGCTTACTCGCAGTTTGCCGTGATACGCAATGAGGTGCCCAGCAGCGTCATCAACGTCGACTGTGTCAATCTGCTCGCCACAAATTGGTACGGTGGACCGCAGCAAAAGCACCAATACTGGCCGGTACAGAAGCTGCGGTTCAACCGGTACAGCATGCTTTCGAAGGAGGCGAACAACAGTGCGGTAGGCGATCGGTACTGGTTGAATGCGTACGGCTCGTTCCTGTACGTCGACCCTTGGACGCCGCTGTTTGTCGACCAGAACTATGGCCAGCCGGGCTTTATGTGCTTCGAGACACGAGCCGCCCTGCCGTACGACACGCACGGGACCAGCTACGACGTGCGCTACACGATCGGCGTGGCTGCGGATGCCCGAGCTGCGCACATGGGTGCGATCGAGCGCATCCTGGGCAAACCTACGGGGCATCCCGCAGAATCGATGGTAATGGAACCGATCTGGTCCACCTGGGCCCGGTACAAGCGCGACATTAACGATGCGATCGTGCGCCAGTTTGCCGGCGAGATCGTTTCGAACGGATTCCGTGGCCAGTACGAGCTGGACGATGATTGGGAGTGGTGCTACGGGGCGCTCACCTTCAACCAAACGAAGTTCCCGAACATTCGCAACACGATCACCGCGATCCGGCAGCTCGGGTTCGCACGGACCACGCTCTGGATTCATCCGTTTATCAACAAGGGGTGCGAACCGTGGTACTCCGAGGCACGGCGGCGCGGCTACCTGGTGGCGGATCATACCGGCAACACGGACACCGAATGGTGGAACTCGGTGCGCGGTCAGGCGGCTTACGTGGACTTTAGCAAGGCGGAAGTTCGCGAATGGTTCAGCGCCCGGCTGCAAGCCATACTGGATGAGTCCGGTATCGATAGCTTCAAGTTTGACGCTGGTGAGAGCAGCTGGACACCGCCGGACCCGCTGCTAAATGGGCCCGCAAACCGTAGGCCCAGCCAGATCGTCGGTGATTATCTGCGCACGGTCGCACGGTTCGGCGATCTGGTCGAAGTACGGTCCGCCCTCGGCACGCAGGATCTGCCCGTGTTTGTGCGCATGATTGACAAAGACTCCAACTGGGGATGGAACAATGGGCTGCCGACGCTGATCACCACACTGCTGCAGCTGAATATGGTCGGCTACCCGCTCGTGCTGCCGGACATGGTCGGTGGCAACGGATACGACGACAGCCCACCGTCGAAGGAAATGTTCATCCGCTGGCTGCAGGCGAACGTGTTCATGCCGAGCATTCAGTACTCGTTCGTACCGTGGGACTTTGACGCTGAAACCGTCCAGATAGCGCTGGCGATGACCGAACTGCACCGACGGATGGCACCGGCCATCATGGAGCGCTTCGCACTGGCCGTGTCCGACGGGTTGCCCGTAAACCCGCCGCTCTGGTGGGTCGATCCGAGCGACCAAACTGCCCAACAAATCTACGATC AATATCTGCTCGGTGACGACATCATTGCAGCACCGGTTATTGTGGAAAATGCTCGAGCTCGTGACATTTATCTGCCCCGCGGCTCGTGGACAGATGGCAACAGTGGCGAACTGCACACTGGTCCGAAGTGGTTGCGAAACTATCCGGTACCATTGGCCATGGTACCATACTTTACCCGCAAGGTGTAG
- the LOC11175542 gene encoding centrosomal protein of 120 kDa, whose product MEPPHKDDEQQLVIFVQVLGGIHFQEEKQGRKIALTASLNQQVFEAVSRRPVTPGSGTASFDVKLVWQCDRYTLKSIKTKNTPIKLDCYEVQPSGVRSPIGSVVIPLRSVPVVTLSRIKTIKPRWYRLVGIENERWRRIKPELKLLVMVADSQHLDQCQARDDSSTPDLSGDELLMKRSAPKPETLPRNVELLEDRGLLQVGCKDTETDLFVFEIVLKCAQHLDRLCPGTDTFRLQYELFGERHVSMAERTKSGSPVFDVKAKIRINLRSSILTLVDYFDNGFKIAIMVLTGGEEEIRERTVGTTTIDFVGFLKTNHVREFKENHPANSYTLEAVRSLPVHTTTTRKDLNQIEEIVPSLKIKLSLRCLGSDRPVAVEKHLEAAKESSIPEQNAHSASTEPITKPDSLPKQLSKPPTPVTDNPHCDAEREKIDIERILLTTEQNLRDIRHTFAFRVCVGTVRFTSGPASGLWQLALQHPKADTPFTKVRLELLPDVAVHEDRIEFGGVTLELFFSTLPDKVVDIIGSEPSKLTLNGPHSTYALARLDNESLLVGTRERQPAGVVVMINEAGENVAIASISCTLEEVGLNYNSQMGVVQEEPTRQDCCHSAAPQTAHGLAKRFDATVAYQLVEKQKAWMHEQRQQFMEQLEEKERKHLQALEQSWKKRQAETEKRLADRLARADALAAALEEANRKAETRVPEDGPRVKQIEQQFKAQLEEIRAKAVRLEQEAEAQIETTRRQCRELQQQQAQLSISQQQLLDSNRTLQSELDQERASRAALEQQLEEMAESKQHYKELWAKLTRKVHQLQEELSMARTPYFQAAPAKDARKGRRKIAASSSSQMSVARGGPRQGAGDCCNVCDCSDGSD is encoded by the exons ATGGAACCACCACATAAGGATGACGAGCAACAGCTGGTCATATTCGTGCAAGTTTTGGGCG GGATACACTTTCAGGAGGAGAAGCAGGGCCGGAAGATAGCTCTAACCGCATCGTTAAATCAGCAAGTGTTCGAGGCAGTCAGTCGCCGACCGGTCACTCCCGGATCGGGAACCGCTTCGTTCGACGTAAAGCTGGTCTGGCAGTGTGATCGATACACCCTGAAATCCATCAAAACCAAGAATACTCCGATAAAGCTGGACTGTTATGAAGTACAGCCGTCTGGCGTTCGGTCACCGATAGGAAGCGTTGTGATCCCGTTGCGGTCCGTACCGGTCGTTACGCTATCGCGAATAAAAACCATCAAACCCCGCTGGTATCGGCTGGTTGGCATCGAGAATGAGCGCTGGCGACGGATAAAGCCCGAGTTGAAGCTGCTGGTTATGGTGGCCGACTCCCAGCATCTTGACCAGTGTCAAGCTCGAGACGATTCATCCACCCCGGATTTGAGTGGCGATGAGCTGCTGATGAAGCGAAGTGCACCAAAGCCCGAAACATTGCCCCGCAACGTCGAGCTGCTAGAGGATCGTGGCCTACTGCAGGTCGGCTGCAAAGACACAGAAACGGATCTATTCGTGTTCGAAATTGTTCTCAAATGTGCCCAACACTTGGATCGGCTTTGCCCCGGGACAGACACCTTTCGGCTGCAGTACGAACTGTTCGGCGAGCGGCACGTGTCCATGGCGGAGCGGACGAAATCCGGGTCGCCAGTGTTTGACGTTAAAGCAAAAATTAGAATTAACCTGCGCAGCTCGATTCTAACGCTGGTCGATTACTTTGATAATGGTTTTAAGATTGCAATCATGGTGCTGACCGGTGGTGAAGAGGAGATCCGAGAACGAACCGTTGGCACAACGACGATTGATTTCGTAGGTTTCCTGAAGACAAACCATGTGAGAGAGTTCAAAGAAAATCATCCTGCCAATAGTTACACATTAGAAGCAGTGCGTAGTTTACCAGTTCACACCACTACTACGAGAAAGGATCTGAATCAAATCGAAGAAATTGTACCGTCGTTGAAGATAAAATTATCATTGAGATGTTTAGGCAGTGATCGTCCTGTTGCCGTAGAGAAGCATTTAGAAGCCGCCAAAGAAAGCTCTATTCCTGAACAAAATGCTCACAGTGCAAGCACTGAACCTATAACGAAGCCAGATTCGCTTCCCAAACAGCTTTCTAAACCTCCAACGCCGGTAACAGATAATCCACATTGTGACGCAGAACGGGAGAAGATCGATATCGAAAGGATTCTATTGACGACGGAGCAGAATCTGCGCGACATAAGGCACACATTTGCGTTTCGTGTATGTGTTGGAACGGTACGGTTTACATCCGGGCCGGCCTCCGGCTTGTGGCAGCTGGCTTTACAGCACCCGAAAGCGGACACACCATTCACGAAGGTCAGGCTCGAGCTGTTACCCGACGTTGCCGTACACGAGGATCGCATCGAGTTTGGTGGTGTCACTCTGGAGCTGTTCTTTTCCACTCTGCCGGATAAGGTGGTTGATATAATCGGCAGCGAACCTTCCAAGCTGACACTAAACGGTCCACACAGTACGTACGCGCTGGCACGGCTAGACAACGAAAGTTTGCTGGTAGGAACGCGCGAACGGCAACCGGCCGGTGTGGTTGTGATGATAAATGAAGCGGGAGAAAATGTAGCCATCGCCTCGATTAGCTGCACACTGGAAGAGGTCGGTTTGAACTACAACAGCCAGATGGGTGTGGTACAGGAGGAACCAACGCGCCAAGATTGCTGCCACAGTGCTGCACCACAAACGGCTCACGGGCTAGCGAAACGTTTTGACGCAACGGTCGCCTATCAGCTGGTGGAAAAGCAAAAGGCATGGATGCACGAGCAGCGCCAACAGTTCATGGAGCAGCTGGAAGAAAAGGAACGGAAACATCTGCAAGCTCTGGAGCAGAGCTGGAAGAAGCGACAAGCGGAAACGGAAAAGCGACTTGCCGATCGTTTAGCTCGCGCTGACGCACTGGCAGCAGCGCTGGAGGAAGCGAACCGTAAAGCGGAAACACGCGTTCCGGAAGATGGTCCACGTGTGAAACAAATTGAGCAACAGTTCAAAGCACAACTGGAAGAGATCCGTGCCAAAGCGGTGCGATTGGAGCAGGAGGCGGAAGCGCAAATCGAAACCACCCGTCGGCAGTGCAGGGaactgcaacagcagcaggcccaaCTGAGCatcagccagcagcagctgctagACAGCAACCGGACGCTTCAGAGCGAGCTGGACCAGGAACGTGCCAGTCGTGCCGCGCTGGAGCAGCAGCTGGAGGAAATGGCCGAGTCCAAGCAACACTATAAGGAGCTGTGGGCGAAGCTGACTCGCAAGGTGCACCAGCTGCAAGAGGAGCTTAGTATGGCCCGCACGCCTTACTTTCAAGCTGCCCCGGCAAAGGATGCTCGAAAGGGCAGACGGAAAATAGCTGCCAGTTCCAGTTCTCAGATGTCGGTTGCGCGAGGCGGACCCCGTCAGGGTGCGGGTGATTGTTGCAATGTTTGTGACTGTTCTGATGGTTCGGATTAG